One region of Sylvia atricapilla isolate bSylAtr1 chromosome Z, bSylAtr1.pri, whole genome shotgun sequence genomic DNA includes:
- the TMEM38B gene encoding trimeric intracellular cation channel type B isoform X1, producing the protein MELWRVPLSFSRLRMFPFFDLAHYVASVLALKEQRGVVEVSVRSPLACWFSAMLYCFGGSVLSSLMLGEPPVAFLAKTINILLASSVWYLVFYCPEDIFYRCFSVLPLRLLVAGMKEVTRTWKITDGIAHADIVYKDAWFILVAVGWARGAGGGLISNFEQLVRGVWKPETNELLQMSYPVKVTLIGAVLFTLQHRQYLPIARHNLVFLYTIFLVVFKVKMMLTRCATSPFAPFEAAMSQMFFGSRKTPSKVKGEGATSSNGSPVCDQPSKQHHEGAQKKQAKKTE; encoded by the exons ATGGAGCTGTGGCGAGTGCCGCTGAGCTTCTCCCGCCTCCGCATGTTCCCTTTCTTCGACCTGGCGCATTATGTCGCCTCCGTCCTGGCGCTGAAGGAGCAGCGGG GAGTTGTTGAAGTTTCGGTCCGAAGTCCATTGGCCTGCTGGTTTAGTGCAATGCTTTATTGCTTTGGGGGTTCAGTTTTGTCGTCGTTGATGCTTGGTGAACCTCCAGTAGCATTTCTGGCAAAGACCATAAATATTCTACTGGCATCCTCAGTCTG GTATCTAGTGTTTTACTGTCCAGAAGACATATTCTACCGTTGCTTTTCTGTTCTGCCTCTTCGTCTTCTTGTGGCAGGAATGAAAGAAGTGACAAGGACTTGGAAGATCACAGATGGCATTGCACATGCAGACATTGTCTACAAAGATGCCTGGTTTATCCTGGTAGCTGTGGGCTGGGCCAGAG GTGCTGGTGGTGGCCTAATTTCCAACTTTGAGCAACTGGTGAGAGGAGTGTGGAAACCTGAAACCAATGAGCTCCTTCAGATGTCCTA CCCTGTGAAGGTAACTTTGATAGGAGCAGTTCTTTTCACCCTGCAACATAGACAGTACTTGCCAATTGCGAGACACAACCTTGTATTTTTGTACACCATCTTTCTTGTTGTCTTCAAG GTAAAAATGATGTTGACAAGATGTGCAACTTCTCCATTTGCTCCCTTTGAGGCTGCAATGAGCCAAATGTTTTTTGGCTCACGAAAGACACCTTCCAAAGTGAAGGGTGAAGGTGCCACATCTTCCAACGGCTCTCCAGTCTGTGATCAGCCTTCTAAGCAGCACCATGAAGGTGCtcagaaaaaacaagcaaagaaaacagaataa
- the TMEM38B gene encoding trimeric intracellular cation channel type B isoform X2, whose translation MLYCFGGSVLSSLMLGEPPVAFLAKTINILLASSVWYLVFYCPEDIFYRCFSVLPLRLLVAGMKEVTRTWKITDGIAHADIVYKDAWFILVAVGWARGAGGGLISNFEQLVRGVWKPETNELLQMSYPVKVTLIGAVLFTLQHRQYLPIARHNLVFLYTIFLVVFKVKMMLTRCATSPFAPFEAAMSQMFFGSRKTPSKVKGEGATSSNGSPVCDQPSKQHHEGAQKKQAKKTE comes from the exons ATGCTTTATTGCTTTGGGGGTTCAGTTTTGTCGTCGTTGATGCTTGGTGAACCTCCAGTAGCATTTCTGGCAAAGACCATAAATATTCTACTGGCATCCTCAGTCTG GTATCTAGTGTTTTACTGTCCAGAAGACATATTCTACCGTTGCTTTTCTGTTCTGCCTCTTCGTCTTCTTGTGGCAGGAATGAAAGAAGTGACAAGGACTTGGAAGATCACAGATGGCATTGCACATGCAGACATTGTCTACAAAGATGCCTGGTTTATCCTGGTAGCTGTGGGCTGGGCCAGAG GTGCTGGTGGTGGCCTAATTTCCAACTTTGAGCAACTGGTGAGAGGAGTGTGGAAACCTGAAACCAATGAGCTCCTTCAGATGTCCTA CCCTGTGAAGGTAACTTTGATAGGAGCAGTTCTTTTCACCCTGCAACATAGACAGTACTTGCCAATTGCGAGACACAACCTTGTATTTTTGTACACCATCTTTCTTGTTGTCTTCAAG GTAAAAATGATGTTGACAAGATGTGCAACTTCTCCATTTGCTCCCTTTGAGGCTGCAATGAGCCAAATGTTTTTTGGCTCACGAAAGACACCTTCCAAAGTGAAGGGTGAAGGTGCCACATCTTCCAACGGCTCTCCAGTCTGTGATCAGCCTTCTAAGCAGCACCATGAAGGTGCtcagaaaaaacaagcaaagaaaacagaataa